Proteins co-encoded in one Saprospira grandis genomic window:
- a CDS encoding ABC transporter substrate-binding protein, with the protein MPIYIDQMGRSVRIAERPQRIISLVPSQTEWLADLGLEQEVIALTKFCIHPHSWWREKERIGGTKSLDLDKIRSLQPDLIIANKEENTKAEIELLAQEFPVWISDIANLPQALEMMRALGQITGQAQRAESLLAPFEEALAAYQAPAANLSVAYFIWRQPWMLAAGQTFIDEMLNWAGFKNVLGHLARYPSLSLKELEQEKIDLIFLSSEPYPFKEKHIAELKEIWPNSQILLVDGEIFSWYGSRLFKAPDYCRALWKRIVAAGKLGG; encoded by the coding sequence ATGCCGATTTATATCGACCAAATGGGCCGCTCTGTAAGAATTGCAGAGCGGCCTCAACGTATTATATCGCTGGTCCCTTCTCAGACAGAATGGCTGGCCGATTTGGGTTTGGAGCAGGAAGTCATTGCTTTGACCAAATTTTGTATTCATCCTCATTCTTGGTGGCGAGAAAAAGAGCGGATTGGCGGGACCAAAAGCTTGGACCTAGACAAAATCAGAAGTCTTCAGCCAGATTTAATTATTGCCAACAAAGAGGAAAACACAAAGGCAGAAATAGAACTTTTGGCCCAAGAATTTCCAGTTTGGATTTCGGATATCGCCAATTTGCCGCAGGCCCTAGAAATGATGCGGGCTTTGGGCCAAATTACGGGCCAAGCCCAGCGGGCCGAAAGCCTTTTGGCCCCTTTTGAAGAGGCCTTGGCGGCTTATCAGGCGCCTGCAGCTAATTTGTCGGTGGCCTATTTTATTTGGCGGCAGCCCTGGATGCTGGCCGCAGGCCAAACCTTTATAGACGAAATGCTCAATTGGGCGGGATTTAAAAATGTCCTGGGGCATTTGGCCCGTTATCCCAGTCTATCGCTAAAGGAATTGGAGCAAGAAAAAATTGATTTGATTTTCTTATCTTCGGAGCCCTATCCCTTTAAGGAAAAACATATCGCCGAGCTAAAAGAAATTTGGCCCAATAGCCAGATCCTTTTGGTAGATGGCGAGATTTTTTCTTGGTATGGTTCTCGTCTTTTTAAGGCCCCAGATTATTGTCGGGCGCTATGGAAAAGAATCGTGGCGGCAGGGAAGTTGGGCGGCTAG
- the bioA gene encoding adenosylmethionine--8-amino-7-oxononanoate transaminase produces the protein MQKKSSLVQRDQAVVWHPFTQMKTAEAPIAIAKGKGALLWDEDGKEYIDAIASWWMNLHGHSHPNFAAALKQQAEQLEHVIFANFTHEPAVQIAEKVLSKLPDNQDRFFFSDNGSTAVEVGLKMCFQYWHNIGNPKTKIIAFEGAYHGDTFGAMSVGGRSAFSAPFAPYLFDVLFVEPPLPGQEAESLAAFEQLLDQHQGEIAGFIFEPLVQGSAGMRIYEAAALDPFLANCKSEDILIIADEVMVGFGRTGSWWASDFLAHDPDIFCLSKGLTGGTMALGATTCSDRIFQAFWSDDKYKTLFHGHSCTGNPLACAVALASFELTNSEKTWEQIRWIEQQHKAFGQQIIGHPKVTNMRQKGVVWAFDLQTPDSTSYFNNIRDEIWQFFIQRGLLLRPLGNTVYVLPPYCITEEQMGKVHEGILALLDSAVGG, from the coding sequence ATGCAAAAGAAAAGTTCTTTGGTCCAAAGAGACCAAGCTGTCGTTTGGCACCCTTTTACACAGATGAAAACGGCCGAGGCGCCGATTGCGATTGCGAAAGGGAAGGGCGCTTTGCTCTGGGATGAGGACGGCAAGGAATACATTGATGCGATTGCCTCTTGGTGGATGAATTTGCATGGGCACAGCCACCCCAATTTTGCCGCGGCCCTCAAGCAGCAGGCCGAGCAATTGGAGCATGTCATTTTTGCCAATTTTACGCATGAGCCCGCCGTACAAATTGCCGAAAAAGTATTGAGTAAACTCCCTGATAATCAGGATCGTTTCTTCTTTTCGGACAATGGGTCTACCGCCGTAGAGGTGGGCCTAAAAATGTGTTTTCAGTATTGGCACAACATCGGGAACCCCAAAACGAAGATCATTGCTTTTGAGGGGGCCTATCATGGCGACACCTTTGGGGCCATGTCGGTGGGGGGACGCTCTGCTTTTTCGGCCCCTTTTGCCCCCTATCTTTTTGATGTGCTTTTTGTAGAGCCGCCTTTGCCGGGCCAAGAAGCCGAGAGTTTGGCTGCTTTTGAGCAGTTATTGGACCAACATCAGGGAGAAATTGCGGGATTTATCTTTGAGCCTTTGGTACAGGGTTCGGCGGGTATGCGGATCTATGAGGCTGCGGCCTTAGATCCCTTTTTGGCCAATTGCAAATCGGAAGATATTCTCATTATTGCCGATGAGGTCATGGTGGGTTTTGGTCGAACGGGCAGCTGGTGGGCCAGTGACTTTTTGGCTCATGATCCCGATATTTTTTGCTTATCGAAGGGCCTTACGGGCGGCACGATGGCCTTGGGCGCGACTACTTGCAGCGATAGAATTTTTCAGGCATTTTGGTCCGATGACAAATACAAAACCCTCTTTCATGGGCATAGCTGCACGGGCAATCCCTTGGCCTGCGCGGTGGCCTTGGCCAGCTTTGAGCTGACCAATTCGGAAAAAACCTGGGAGCAGATTCGCTGGATCGAGCAGCAGCATAAAGCCTTTGGGCAGCAGATCATTGGGCACCCCAAAGTGACGAATATGCGTCAGAAGGGGGTAGTTTGGGCCTTTGATTTACAGACGCCCGACTCCACCTCTTATTTCAACAACATCCGCGATGAGATTTGGCAGTTTTTCATTCAGAGAGGCTTGTTGTTGCGCCCCTTGGGCAATACGGTCTATGTTTTACCGCCCTACTGCATCACTGAGGAGCAAATGGGCAAGGTACATGAGGGGATTTTGGCCCTTTTGGATAGTGCTGTTGGGGGGTAG
- the leuS gene encoding leucine--tRNA ligase — protein MEYRPQEIEEKWRSYWKENKTYQTPTTSDKPKYYVLDMFPYPSGAGLHVGHPLGYIASDIFARYKRLSGFNVLHPMGYDAFGLPAEQYAIQTGVHPAVSTAENVGRYRQQLDKLGFSYDWDRSVNTSSPEYYKWTQQIFIWLFEHYYDTTADKALPITELIRQFEQAGSEAVAAAHSHEEHFSAADWQGFSAQEKEEVLMNYRLAYRKVGYVNWCEELGTVLANDEIKDGRSERGGFPVVQKPMMQWALRITAYAQRLLDGLDTVDFSEALKTQQRNWIGRSEGAELFFLTENEEDKIEVFTTRPDTLFGVSFMVLAPEHELVQKLTTAEQKEEIDAYLHYVEGRSERDRMMDVKTISGAFTGSYAIHPFTGKKVPIWISEYVLAGYGTGAIMAVPSDDERDQRFAQHFGLDILPVVDQSDYPNAEMGQKIGKLINSDFLNGLEVKAAIPKAIEKLEALNIGQRKVNFRLHDANFSRQRYWGEPFPISYDAEGLTQVETALPVELPELDNFQPTADGHSPLARVESWVNTPEGRKRETDTMPGFAGSSWYFLRYMDPKNENAPFSEEAVNYWQDVDLYLGGAEHAVGHLMYSRFWHKFLYDLGKVPTQEPYKKLVNQGMIQGIIEQIYMLKEKNEAGQTVFVSADRIAEYGGEEAFALLPVHIDFVSNYGQEDSHLTAEGVAKFLEWRPSYANAEFIYNEAGQLMTDSEIGKMSKRYYNVVNPDDMVALYGSDCFRLYEMFLGPLEDSKPWNTSGISGVAKFLRRLWLLFYSPEGEWLVQKETPTAKERKALHHCIKQVQHGLESFSLNTCVSDFMKLSNELRDLNCHKAEILEGFVLLLAPFAPHLAEELWQALGHQESVFKTGAFPSFNPAYLVEDSIVYPVCVNGKKRAAIELANGLAQEAIKEQALALEDIQKWIEGKTIRKVIVVPKRMVNIVV, from the coding sequence ATGGAATATAGGCCACAGGAGATCGAAGAAAAATGGAGATCCTATTGGAAAGAAAATAAGACCTACCAAACTCCCACTACTTCAGATAAGCCCAAGTATTATGTGCTCGATATGTTTCCCTATCCTTCTGGAGCAGGTTTGCATGTGGGCCACCCCCTAGGCTATATCGCTAGCGATATTTTTGCTCGTTATAAGCGCCTTTCGGGCTTTAATGTGCTGCACCCTATGGGTTATGATGCCTTTGGCCTACCCGCCGAACAATATGCCATCCAAACGGGCGTACATCCTGCGGTATCTACAGCCGAAAATGTGGGCCGCTATCGCCAACAGCTCGATAAATTGGGCTTTAGCTATGATTGGGACCGCTCGGTCAATACTTCTTCTCCTGAATACTATAAATGGACGCAGCAGATTTTTATCTGGTTGTTTGAGCATTATTATGATACCACTGCCGATAAGGCTTTGCCCATAACAGAACTCATCCGTCAGTTTGAGCAAGCTGGCTCAGAAGCCGTAGCAGCAGCCCATAGCCATGAAGAACATTTCTCTGCCGCCGATTGGCAGGGCTTTTCGGCCCAAGAAAAGGAAGAGGTCCTCATGAATTATCGCCTAGCTTACCGCAAAGTGGGCTATGTGAACTGGTGCGAGGAACTCGGAACCGTTTTGGCCAATGACGAAATTAAGGATGGCCGCTCGGAACGCGGAGGCTTTCCCGTGGTCCAAAAACCCATGATGCAATGGGCTTTGCGCATTACCGCCTATGCCCAACGCCTACTCGATGGCCTAGATACGGTAGACTTTTCAGAGGCGCTCAAAACACAGCAGCGCAACTGGATCGGCCGCTCTGAAGGGGCCGAGCTCTTCTTCCTGACCGAAAATGAAGAGGATAAAATCGAGGTCTTTACCACCCGCCCCGATACCCTTTTTGGGGTGAGCTTTATGGTGCTCGCTCCCGAGCATGAGTTGGTCCAAAAACTAACCACTGCCGAACAAAAAGAAGAAATTGATGCTTACCTACACTATGTAGAAGGCCGCTCGGAACGTGACCGTATGATGGATGTAAAAACCATTAGCGGCGCCTTTACGGGCAGTTATGCCATTCATCCATTTACGGGCAAAAAAGTGCCGATCTGGATCAGTGAATACGTTTTGGCAGGTTATGGCACCGGCGCTATCATGGCCGTTCCTTCAGATGATGAACGAGATCAGCGTTTTGCCCAGCATTTTGGCCTAGATATCTTGCCCGTAGTCGATCAATCCGATTACCCCAATGCAGAAATGGGCCAAAAAATCGGCAAACTAATCAATAGCGATTTCTTGAATGGCCTAGAGGTTAAAGCCGCTATTCCCAAAGCTATCGAAAAGCTAGAGGCCCTAAATATTGGCCAGCGCAAAGTGAATTTCCGCTTGCATGATGCTAACTTTAGCCGCCAACGCTATTGGGGCGAGCCTTTTCCCATCTCTTATGATGCAGAGGGCCTCACGCAAGTAGAAACCGCCTTGCCCGTAGAATTGCCCGAGCTAGATAACTTCCAACCTACAGCCGATGGACATTCTCCTTTGGCCCGAGTGGAGTCTTGGGTAAACACTCCCGAAGGACGCAAAAGAGAAACCGATACCATGCCTGGTTTTGCTGGCTCTAGCTGGTATTTCCTCCGCTATATGGACCCCAAAAATGAAAATGCTCCCTTCTCTGAAGAAGCCGTAAATTATTGGCAGGATGTCGATCTTTACCTCGGTGGAGCAGAACATGCCGTGGGCCATTTGATGTATTCTCGCTTTTGGCATAAGTTCCTTTACGATTTGGGCAAAGTGCCCACGCAAGAGCCCTACAAAAAACTGGTCAATCAAGGCATGATCCAAGGGATCATCGAGCAGATTTATATGCTCAAAGAAAAGAATGAAGCTGGCCAAACGGTCTTTGTTTCTGCCGACCGCATTGCCGAATATGGTGGTGAGGAGGCTTTTGCCCTTTTGCCTGTGCATATCGATTTTGTGAGCAATTATGGCCAAGAAGATTCTCATTTGACGGCAGAAGGGGTGGCTAAATTCCTGGAATGGCGCCCCAGCTATGCCAATGCCGAGTTTATCTATAATGAAGCGGGACAGCTAATGACGGATAGCGAAATTGGCAAGATGTCTAAGCGCTATTATAATGTGGTCAATCCCGATGATATGGTGGCCCTTTACGGTAGCGACTGTTTCCGCCTCTACGAAATGTTCCTCGGTCCCTTGGAAGACTCTAAGCCTTGGAACACGAGCGGAATTTCTGGTGTGGCCAAATTTCTCCGTCGCCTTTGGTTGTTGTTCTACAGCCCAGAAGGGGAGTGGTTGGTCCAAAAAGAAACGCCTACGGCCAAAGAACGCAAGGCTTTGCACCATTGCATCAAGCAAGTGCAGCATGGGCTCGAAAGCTTCTCGCTCAATACCTGCGTTTCCGATTTCATGAAGCTCAGCAATGAGTTGCGCGATCTCAACTGCCATAAGGCCGAAATTCTAGAGGGTTTTGTTTTGTTGCTCGCTCCCTTTGCCCCGCATCTCGCCGAAGAACTTTGGCAGGCTTTGGGCCATCAGGAGTCGGTCTTCAAAACGGGGGCTTTCCCCAGCTTTAATCCCGCCTATTTGGTGGAGGACAGCATCGTTTATCCCGTTTGTGTCAATGGGAAAAAGCGGGCGGCTATCGAGCTAGCCAATGGCTTGGCCCAAGAGGCCATCAAGGAGCAAGCCTTGGCCCTAGAAGATATTCAAAAATGGATTGAAGGAAAGACGATCCGCAAGGTGATTGTTGTGCCCAAGCGCATGGTCAATATTGTGGTTTAA
- a CDS encoding DUF4407 domain-containing protein — MNKNNKPLDFSANKLQQQQQQLLNALHTTGQNNPKTPPPPFSSNPFINGFYNFFTWCAGVDKAVLKQCSRNEWERYLGIGIAVFMVAVLAFVSGSFAIGRINAGGSSWITFLGGLIWAILIFNLDRLIVTSTKPLEKGWRIAFLNKELRLPAILCQVLNLNFLVRIGLTLIISLVITKPLEIYIFRNPINAQLLEQADKKAAERKQKLKQSEAEGIADLAKLEAKSQAILDSMLANEPPILPKLRTEREEVTKYFEKQINQVNTQIRYTEYARNQLGYTDENRSRRADLNRQIRQLINRRNAIEIDQDNKYNKTTEQIQTLEKEHNNKFLTKKELLDKEILEKKAEIKGFQEKSKNRNNQLQAIDDQPTLSQQIKALEDVREEDPYMELVSNFIMLLFIALELAPVLVKTLIPFGQYDRLLKAHAEKLSVQSENFNQVIEDKLALLQLEKKFREEEVHLLHEERKSSLKHQAELLRKLDEEVLKESEKQLRTQSYLSSREELLQAQEQKDAISLKAAVNLSRKDVEVENNKKIMKEISDAHLEIVRSQVKKWMQEQKKRLDL; from the coding sequence ATGAACAAGAACAATAAACCACTAGATTTCTCGGCCAATAAGCTACAACAACAACAGCAGCAACTCCTTAATGCCCTGCATACTACAGGACAAAACAACCCTAAAACTCCCCCCCCTCCATTTAGTAGTAATCCCTTTATCAATGGATTCTATAACTTTTTTACTTGGTGCGCAGGGGTAGATAAAGCAGTACTAAAACAATGCTCAAGAAATGAATGGGAACGCTACTTAGGTATTGGCATAGCTGTTTTTATGGTGGCTGTTTTAGCCTTCGTTTCGGGCTCTTTTGCCATCGGACGAATCAATGCTGGCGGCAGCTCTTGGATCACTTTTTTAGGCGGCCTAATTTGGGCTATTCTTATCTTCAACCTCGATCGACTCATTGTTACCTCTACCAAACCCCTAGAAAAAGGTTGGCGCATTGCTTTCTTGAATAAAGAACTTAGACTCCCCGCCATTCTTTGCCAAGTGCTCAACCTTAACTTTCTTGTCCGAATCGGACTCACCCTCATTATATCTTTGGTCATTACCAAACCCCTAGAAATCTATATTTTCCGCAACCCCATCAATGCCCAACTGCTAGAACAAGCTGATAAAAAAGCCGCTGAACGCAAACAAAAACTCAAGCAATCAGAAGCAGAAGGTATTGCCGACCTAGCCAAGCTCGAAGCAAAAAGCCAAGCTATTCTAGATTCTATGCTGGCCAATGAGCCCCCTATTCTCCCTAAACTCAGAACCGAAAGAGAGGAAGTAACAAAATACTTCGAAAAACAAATCAATCAGGTCAATACCCAAATACGCTATACAGAATATGCACGTAACCAATTGGGCTACACAGATGAAAATAGAAGCCGAAGAGCTGACCTTAATAGACAAATCCGACAACTTATAAATAGAAGAAACGCTATCGAAATAGATCAAGACAATAAGTACAATAAAACCACTGAGCAGATTCAAACCCTAGAAAAAGAGCACAACAATAAATTCCTAACTAAAAAAGAACTACTCGATAAGGAAATCCTTGAAAAAAAAGCCGAGATAAAAGGCTTTCAAGAAAAAAGCAAAAACAGAAATAATCAATTACAAGCTATTGACGACCAACCAACACTCAGCCAGCAAATCAAGGCCCTAGAAGATGTTCGGGAAGAAGACCCCTACATGGAACTAGTGAGCAACTTTATTATGCTCTTATTTATCGCCCTAGAATTGGCCCCCGTCCTAGTAAAAACGCTTATTCCTTTTGGCCAATACGACCGACTCCTAAAGGCCCATGCCGAAAAACTAAGCGTTCAATCCGAAAACTTTAACCAGGTTATTGAAGATAAACTGGCCTTGCTTCAACTAGAAAAGAAATTTAGAGAAGAAGAGGTCCATCTGCTACATGAAGAACGAAAGTCTAGCCTCAAACATCAAGCTGAATTACTCCGCAAACTAGATGAAGAAGTACTCAAAGAAAGTGAAAAACAACTGCGTACCCAAAGCTACCTAAGTAGCCGAGAAGAACTACTGCAAGCACAAGAACAAAAAGATGCAATTAGCCTTAAAGCAGCGGTCAACCTTAGCCGCAAAGATGTAGAAGTAGAGAACAATAAGAAAATTATGAAGGAGATCTCAGACGCACATCTAGAGATTGTCCGCAGCCAAGTCAAAAAATGGATGCAAGAACAAAAGAAACGCTTAGATTTGTAA
- a CDS encoding class I SAM-dependent methyltransferase produces the protein MKEFWNQRYGAEDFAYGRRPNRYFAAHLHDLAPGKILLIAEGEGRNAIFAAQNGWDVCACDLSEEGQQKALAWAKKEGLDLRYDLGDFGALDYPKESFDALGLVYAHFPPHLKADYLRKAADLIKPGGLLLLEGFAKGHTVYQEKNPAVGGPKNVEMLFDKEEMLEIFSDFEFSILKEEVVELQEGLYHNGEAEVLRIMAQKKEN, from the coding sequence ATGAAAGAATTTTGGAACCAGCGTTATGGCGCTGAAGATTTTGCTTATGGCCGTCGGCCCAATCGTTATTTTGCTGCTCATTTACATGATCTAGCGCCCGGAAAAATTCTCCTCATTGCCGAGGGGGAAGGCCGAAACGCTATTTTTGCCGCTCAAAATGGCTGGGATGTTTGCGCCTGCGACCTCAGTGAGGAGGGCCAACAAAAAGCCTTGGCTTGGGCCAAAAAAGAGGGCTTAGATTTGCGCTATGATTTAGGCGATTTTGGGGCCTTGGATTATCCCAAAGAAAGCTTTGATGCTTTGGGTTTGGTCTATGCGCATTTTCCGCCTCATCTCAAGGCCGATTATCTGCGCAAAGCGGCCGACCTCATTAAGCCTGGGGGGCTTTTGCTCTTAGAGGGCTTTGCTAAGGGACATACCGTCTATCAAGAAAAAAATCCGGCCGTAGGTGGTCCAAAAAATGTAGAAATGCTCTTTGATAAAGAAGAAATGCTCGAAATTTTCTCTGATTTTGAGTTCTCTATTCTCAAAGAGGAGGTGGTAGAACTGCAAGAAGGGCTATATCATAATGGAGAGGCCGAAGTCTTGCGCATTATGGCCCAGAAAAAAGAAAACTAA
- a CDS encoding Dps family protein — protein MMKKQTTTIGLDHAESQQLAEKLNVLLANYQLLYINTRGFHWNIKGDNFFELHAKFEEIYSDLQIKIDEIAERILTLGQQPLHAYSQYLEQSSIEEITNVTDGKEGLAHVLKAFSVIIELERELLGLSDEANDEGTNALMSDYIREQEKLAWMYNAYLG, from the coding sequence ATGATGAAAAAACAGACAACTACCATTGGTTTGGACCATGCCGAGAGCCAGCAATTGGCTGAAAAACTAAACGTACTATTGGCAAATTACCAATTGTTGTACATCAATACTCGTGGATTTCATTGGAACATCAAGGGCGATAACTTTTTTGAGCTGCACGCCAAATTTGAGGAAATTTACAGCGATTTGCAGATCAAAATCGATGAAATTGCGGAGCGGATTTTGACTTTGGGGCAGCAGCCTTTGCATGCCTACAGCCAATATTTGGAGCAATCATCTATTGAAGAAATTACCAATGTGACTGATGGAAAAGAGGGTTTGGCCCATGTACTAAAGGCCTTTTCGGTTATTATTGAGCTAGAACGCGAGCTGCTTGGGCTTTCTGATGAGGCCAATGATGAGGGCACTAATGCCTTGATGAGCGACTATATTCGGGAGCAAGAGAAATTGGCTTGGATGTATAATGCTTATTTGGGCTAG